In the genome of Gloeotrichia echinulata CP02, one region contains:
- a CDS encoding RNA-guided endonuclease TnpB family protein, which yields MLLTSIKTKLKLTADQKILMSKHAGISRFTYNWGLATWQALYQSGYQPNHLILKKFFNNQVKPVLTWIKEPGICQKVTEFAFDNLGKAFKNFFCKRAEYPKFKRKGRNESFTINAGGKPINIGGNRIKLPTIGWVSTYESLPHTTTTKVTISQSAGDWYISCSYEISPEITPKEHDYIGVDLGIKTLATLSTGVIFVNPKALKSARSKLTRLQRQLTRKIKGSNRYKKQKLRISKLHRRITNIRKDATHKATTFICKNHAVVALEDLNTSGMLKNHKLAGAVSDANFYEFRRQVEYKVIRYGGTVIFVDRFYPSSKTCANCGEIQEISLSQRVYECKKCHHTQDRDLNASKNLEKYARRAKPCLDVKG from the coding sequence GTGTTACTGACTTCCATCAAAACCAAGTTAAAATTGACTGCTGACCAGAAAATTCTGATGTCAAAACACGCTGGCATATCCCGATTTACATACAATTGGGGACTCGCGACATGGCAAGCATTGTATCAATCTGGATATCAACCCAATCACTTGATTTTGAAAAAGTTCTTTAATAATCAAGTCAAGCCAGTTTTGACTTGGATTAAAGAACCAGGTATTTGTCAAAAAGTCACGGAATTTGCTTTTGATAATTTAGGGAAAGCTTTTAAGAACTTCTTTTGTAAACGTGCAGAATATCCCAAGTTTAAAAGAAAAGGCAGAAATGAGAGTTTTACAATTAATGCGGGTGGTAAACCAATAAATATCGGTGGTAACCGCATTAAATTACCCACCATTGGCTGGGTTTCAACTTATGAATCTTTACCTCACACCACGACCACAAAGGTTACTATATCTCAATCGGCGGGAGATTGGTATATTTCTTGTTCTTATGAAATCTCCCCCGAAATCACTCCTAAAGAACATGATTATATCGGGGTTGATTTAGGGATAAAAACCTTAGCTACCTTATCAACAGGAGTGATTTTTGTTAATCCGAAAGCTTTAAAAAGTGCCAGGAGCAAGTTAACAAGATTACAACGTCAACTTACAAGGAAAATCAAAGGGAGTAATCGTTATAAAAAACAAAAGTTGAGAATATCTAAACTGCATCGACGTATTACTAATATACGGAAAGATGCGACTCATAAAGCAACTACATTTATCTGCAAAAACCACGCAGTTGTTGCTTTGGAGGATTTGAATACTTCGGGGATGTTGAAAAATCATAAATTAGCCGGTGCTGTCAGCGATGCCAATTTTTATGAATTCCGCAGACAAGTAGAATATAAAGTAATTAGATATGGTGGAACTGTCATATTTGTCGATAGATTTTACCCATCTAGTAAAACTTGTGCAAATTGTGGAGAAATTCAAGAAATTAGTCTATCACAGCGGGTTTACGAATGTAAAAAATGTCATCATACCCAAGACCGAGATTTAAATGCGTCTAAAAATCTCGAAAAATATGCACGGAGGGCTAAACCGTGCCTGGACGTTAAGGGATAG
- a CDS encoding DUF3488 and DUF4129 domain-containing transglutaminase family protein — MNRIWRLPEGHYWRQSRQGSPLIEVEDSITLRLLVLALVIMGIVATDIAAQTLFSLWAIPLSMGGAIWSYYRRRDANVTIKFCIALGMLVALGAFFGRIFGELNDTRLGLAELLIQLQVLHSFDTPRRKDLGYSIVIGLILLGVAATLSQTLGFAPVLLLFLAIALPTLVLDYRSRLGLDKLKVKQQKVKETKLSSLLPFYLLLFTVIISLGLAIFAILPRFPGYQLRTFPVSSPIQVKGGFTGRSIINPGYVRQGNANNQGSGKNGQSPAGKPGSLDNSFYYGFNSQMNQNLRGEMKPKVVMRVRSQAEGFWRVLAFDRYTGKGWEISRNEQVTTLKRAPWSYQIYLSPPPIAGKTQEVVQTYTIVSDLPNLIPAMAAPKEIYFPTPIIAVDQEDGLRSPVELSEDLTYTIISEVPYRDRTLLRQVSTKYPSNIKNHYLQIPPEIAEKVRQRTKEILADYNQQLVWKSDKTLNSTYETALYLAQYLKQHYSLPQNPLELPFLSDKDDLVEAFLFKYKGGYADHFSTVLTVMLRSIGIPARLVAGFGPGEFNPFTGMYVVRNTDAYAMTEVYFPDNGWFTFDPIPGHPLIPPSIEDTQTFSVLRQFWHWVAGWLPSPVTGLLNNVFGTIFSWITRAIAWFFALFTQGWLGVLTGLIVGTTTAFFSWLGWEQWRNWRNQRRLRKLPPMESLYQQMLQWVAQKGLAKHQAQTPLEYARVSYQHHSPATAEVIDEISQAYVSWRYGGHTPDLKQLRQKWEELKKKTGDRNLRYL; from the coding sequence ATGAATCGGATTTGGCGTCTACCTGAGGGTCATTACTGGCGACAAAGTAGACAGGGATCGCCTTTAATAGAAGTAGAAGACTCAATTACCTTACGTTTGCTAGTGCTAGCGTTGGTAATCATGGGGATTGTGGCGACGGATATTGCTGCACAGACTCTATTCAGTCTTTGGGCAATACCACTGAGTATGGGGGGTGCGATTTGGAGTTATTACCGTCGTCGCGATGCCAATGTGACAATCAAATTTTGCATCGCCCTAGGAATGTTAGTAGCACTGGGTGCTTTCTTTGGGCGGATATTCGGCGAATTGAATGATACACGCCTGGGTCTAGCAGAGTTATTAATTCAACTACAGGTACTCCACAGTTTTGATACACCCCGGCGCAAAGATTTGGGGTACTCAATTGTGATTGGGCTGATTTTACTAGGGGTCGCAGCCACGCTGAGTCAAACGTTAGGATTTGCACCTGTGCTGCTGTTATTTTTAGCGATCGCCCTACCAACCTTAGTTCTAGATTACCGCTCACGACTCGGCTTGGACAAGCTCAAAGTCAAACAACAAAAGGTAAAAGAAACAAAGTTATCTTCTCTTTTACCTTTTTATTTGTTACTGTTTACTGTTATAATTAGTCTGGGACTGGCAATTTTTGCGATTCTGCCCCGATTCCCTGGCTATCAACTACGGACATTTCCCGTAAGTTCTCCAATTCAAGTCAAAGGGGGGTTTACAGGACGTAGCATCATCAATCCAGGTTATGTCCGCCAAGGTAATGCCAATAATCAAGGTAGTGGTAAAAATGGACAAAGCCCAGCAGGCAAACCAGGAAGTCTAGATAATAGCTTTTATTACGGCTTTAATAGCCAGATGAATCAAAACCTGCGGGGAGAGATGAAACCCAAGGTAGTAATGCGGGTGCGATCGCAGGCAGAAGGTTTTTGGCGAGTTTTGGCATTTGACCGCTATACTGGTAAAGGATGGGAAATTTCGCGCAATGAGCAGGTTACGACCCTCAAGCGAGCGCCTTGGTCTTACCAAATTTATCTTTCCCCACCACCCATAGCTGGTAAAACCCAAGAAGTAGTGCAAACTTATACAATAGTGTCAGATTTGCCTAACCTGATTCCCGCAATGGCTGCTCCCAAGGAAATTTACTTTCCCACACCAATCATCGCTGTAGATCAAGAAGACGGGTTGCGATCGCCTGTAGAATTATCTGAAGACCTTACCTACACAATCATTTCCGAAGTACCATACCGCGATCGCACCTTGTTACGCCAAGTTTCTACTAAATATCCCTCAAACATTAAAAATCATTATTTACAAATCCCTCCAGAAATTGCGGAAAAAGTCAGACAACGTACCAAAGAAATCCTCGCTGACTACAATCAACAACTGGTATGGAAATCTGACAAAACCCTGAATTCAACCTATGAAACGGCGCTTTATCTGGCTCAGTACCTGAAGCAACATTATTCACTCCCCCAAAATCCCTTAGAACTGCCTTTTTTGAGTGATAAAGATGACTTGGTAGAGGCGTTTCTGTTTAAGTATAAAGGCGGATATGCAGACCACTTCTCCACAGTTCTCACAGTGATGCTGCGTTCCATTGGTATCCCAGCGCGGTTAGTAGCCGGATTTGGTCCTGGCGAGTTTAATCCATTTACGGGGATGTATGTTGTCCGCAACACCGACGCTTACGCGATGACCGAAGTATATTTTCCCGATAATGGCTGGTTTACCTTTGACCCAATTCCCGGACATCCGCTAATACCCCCCTCTATCGAAGATACTCAAACCTTTAGCGTCCTGCGTCAATTTTGGCACTGGGTGGCTGGATGGCTACCCTCACCAGTCACAGGGTTGCTGAATAATGTATTTGGGACAATATTTAGCTGGATAACCAGAGCGATCGCTTGGTTTTTCGCGTTATTCACGCAGGGTTGGCTAGGTGTATTAACTGGCTTAATTGTAGGAACGACCACCGCTTTCTTTAGTTGGCTGGGTTGGGAACAGTGGCGAAACTGGCGCAACCAAAGGCGGTTGCGGAAATTACCACCAATGGAAAGCCTGTATCAACAAATGCTGCAATGGGTAGCCCAAAAGGGATTGGCTAAACATCAAGCCCAAACACCTTTAGAATATGCCAGAGTATCATATCAGCATCATTCACCAGCAACCGCCGAGGTCATAGACGAGATTAGCCAAGCCTATGTTAGCTGGCGTTATGGTGGTCATACACCAGACTTAAAGCAACTGCGACAAAAATGGGAAGAACTGAAAAAGAAGACAGGCGATCGCAATTTGCGTTATCTGTAG
- a CDS encoding PhoX family phosphatase, with amino-acid sequence MKGSHHPKNDVTINPSGNESIRDVIERVGIKRRRFIMTAVGTSVLTVLGDVSINGFLQTVEAAPIPAGPGFRGIGFESIPPNLLNPATGLLQKDLVSVPQGYKAEVLVAWGDPIMPGAPNWASDASQDAAAQEKQYGMHSDGMHFFPIPGRQFLNRASTTSAPGPTYNSGLLCVNHEYTEESILHGSQGLSPVTIAKVRKSQAAHGVSVFEVSKTRFGNRWSVERNSRYGRRITANTEMRVSGPAAGDALLKSKKFNITPTGSVEIGVNDGFTAYGTLNNCANGYTPWGTYLTCEENWNAYFANSNATEVVATPGLESKTADIRASQRRYGIGSGSGYGWPTVDARFDAFNNPLEPHLFGWVVEIDPYNPDSKPVKRTGLGRFKHESAQYVLDDNNRVAIYMGDDERNEYIYKFVCTNPFNTRFISANRDLLDDGILYVAKFNDNGTGQWIPLVYGQNGLTPQNGFNNQAEVLIKTRQAADRVGATMMDRPEWTAVRPRINGFNEIEVYCTLTNNSRRGTTPASSNNQDGTTSAGSARPAVDGANPRANNLYGHIIRWREDGRTVTATTFTWDLFVECGDKLDPDTNHKGNINGDDLGAPDGLWFDDFGRLWIQTDQAGDGKGDWTNIGGNTMSCADPNTKQIRRFLTSPTDCEVTGVTSTPDGKTMFINIQHPGDGGTTANPTLTSNWPFSQGYGLQGRPRSATVVITRDDGGIIGGL; translated from the coding sequence ATGAAAGGTTCACATCATCCCAAGAATGATGTCACAATCAACCCATCCGGTAACGAGTCAATTCGTGATGTGATTGAGCGTGTCGGTATCAAACGTCGGCGCTTCATTATGACGGCTGTGGGTACTTCAGTACTCACTGTCCTAGGTGATGTTTCCATCAATGGCTTCCTGCAAACTGTCGAGGCCGCCCCAATTCCCGCCGGACCAGGATTTCGTGGCATTGGCTTTGAAAGCATACCACCGAATTTGCTCAACCCAGCTACCGGACTCCTGCAAAAAGACCTTGTGAGTGTTCCTCAAGGTTACAAGGCTGAGGTACTGGTTGCTTGGGGAGACCCAATTATGCCAGGCGCTCCCAACTGGGCTTCAGATGCTTCCCAGGACGCTGCAGCCCAGGAGAAGCAGTATGGTATGCACTCTGATGGTATGCACTTCTTCCCAATTCCTGGACGCCAGTTTTTAAACCGGGCATCAACAACATCGGCGCCAGGACCGACATATAATAGTGGGTTGCTGTGCGTCAACCATGAGTACACCGAAGAATCGATCCTTCATGGTTCCCAAGGTCTCAGCCCAGTCACAATTGCCAAGGTACGCAAATCTCAGGCTGCTCACGGCGTGTCTGTTTTTGAAGTATCCAAGACAAGATTTGGCAACAGATGGAGTGTTGAGCGCAATTCCCGTTATGGTCGCCGCATCACAGCTAATACCGAGATGCGAGTTTCTGGACCAGCAGCAGGCGACGCACTATTGAAATCGAAGAAGTTTAACATCACACCCACAGGTTCAGTAGAAATCGGTGTAAATGATGGCTTCACTGCCTACGGTACACTCAACAACTGCGCTAATGGCTATACCCCTTGGGGTACTTACCTGACTTGTGAAGAAAACTGGAACGCCTACTTCGCCAACTCTAATGCTACAGAAGTAGTTGCCACCCCAGGTCTGGAGAGCAAGACTGCTGATATCCGGGCTTCACAGAGACGATACGGCATCGGTTCAGGGTCTGGCTATGGCTGGCCTACTGTTGATGCACGTTTTGATGCTTTTAACAACCCCCTCGAACCTCATTTATTCGGCTGGGTGGTGGAAATTGACCCATACAATCCCGACAGCAAACCAGTTAAGCGCACTGGGCTAGGTCGGTTTAAGCATGAAAGCGCTCAGTATGTGCTGGATGACAACAACCGTGTTGCTATCTATATGGGCGACGACGAGCGCAACGAGTACATCTACAAGTTCGTTTGCACCAATCCCTTCAATACCAGATTTATTAGCGCTAACCGTGACCTACTGGATGATGGTATTTTATACGTTGCCAAATTTAATGACAATGGCACCGGTCAGTGGATTCCTCTAGTCTATGGTCAGAACGGTTTGACACCTCAGAATGGTTTCAATAACCAGGCGGAAGTGCTGATCAAGACCAGACAAGCAGCAGATCGAGTTGGCGCAACCATGATGGACCGCCCAGAGTGGACTGCTGTACGTCCTCGGATCAATGGATTCAATGAGATTGAGGTCTACTGCACGTTAACAAACAATAGTCGTCGCGGTACAACCCCAGCTTCTTCAAACAATCAAGACGGTACAACATCTGCAGGTTCTGCACGTCCGGCTGTGGATGGTGCTAACCCACGTGCTAATAACCTTTACGGTCACATCATCCGCTGGCGTGAAGATGGACGCACCGTTACAGCTACCACCTTTACTTGGGATCTTTTCGTTGAGTGCGGCGACAAACTCGACCCAGATACCAATCATAAGGGTAACATTAACGGCGACGACCTTGGCGCACCAGATGGTCTGTGGTTCGACGACTTCGGCCGCCTCTGGATTCAAACCGACCAAGCAGGTGATGGTAAAGGTGATTGGACAAACATTGGTGGTAATACCATGTCCTGTGCTGACCCCAACACTAAGCAGATTCGGCGCTTCCTGACTAGCCCAACAGACTGCGAGGTAACTGGTGTTACTAGTACACCCGATGGCAAAACCATGTTCATTAATATCCAGCACCCTGGTGATGGTGGAACTACTGCAAATCCGACTCTAACCAGCAACTGGCCTTTCAGTCAAGGTTATGGCCTCCAAGGACGCCCCCGCTCTGCAACGGTCGTCATTACCCGCGATGACGGCGGTATCATTGGTGGACTGTAA
- a CDS encoding NAD(P)H-quinone oxidoreductase subunit J has translation MVVSGQVSQWLTENGFDHESLAPDVNGVEIIKVERDFLLPTATALYAYGFNCLQFQGGVDLGPGQDLVSIYHLIKIGDNVDKPEEIRLKVFLPRENPTVPSVYWIWKTADWQERESYDLFGIVYEGHPNLKRILMPEDWVGWPLRKDYISPDFYELQDAY, from the coding sequence CTGGTTGTATCCGGTCAAGTTTCCCAGTGGTTGACAGAAAATGGCTTTGACCATGAGTCTTTAGCACCCGATGTCAACGGGGTAGAAATAATTAAGGTAGAGCGAGATTTCTTGCTCCCCACCGCTACAGCTTTGTATGCTTATGGGTTTAATTGTCTCCAGTTTCAAGGTGGCGTTGACCTAGGTCCAGGACAAGATTTGGTCAGCATATATCACTTAATTAAAATTGGCGATAATGTTGATAAACCTGAAGAAATCCGCCTCAAGGTGTTCTTACCACGGGAAAATCCCACGGTGCCTTCAGTCTACTGGATTTGGAAAACCGCAGACTGGCAAGAGCGTGAGTCTTACGATCTATTCGGCATTGTATACGAAGGACACCCGAATTTGAAGCGGATTTTAATGCCAGAAGATTGGGTGGGTTGGCCTTTGCGTAAGGATTACATCTCTCCTGATTTCTATGAGTTGCAGGATGCTTATTAA
- the ndhK gene encoding photosynthetic/respiratory NAD(P)H-quinone oxidoreductase subunit K, with product MVLNSNLTAQDKERIINPIERPKVTQDLSENVILTTVDDLYNWARLSSLWPLLFGTACCFIEFAALIGSRFDFDRFGLIPRSSPRQADLIITAGTITMKMAPQLVRLYEQMPEPKYVIAMGACTITGGMFSVDSPTAVRGVDKLIPVDVYLPGCPPRPEAIIDAIIKLRKKIANDSIQERDQIKQTHRYYSTTHNLKPVEEILTGKYMQSDTRFTPPKELVEAMGLPVPPALLTSQTQKEQTNRG from the coding sequence ATGGTCTTAAATTCTAACTTAACAGCTCAGGACAAAGAGCGCATCATCAACCCAATTGAGCGTCCCAAGGTCACGCAAGATCTTTCCGAAAACGTGATCTTGACCACAGTTGATGACCTCTACAACTGGGCGCGGCTATCTAGTCTGTGGCCGTTGCTATTTGGTACAGCTTGCTGCTTTATTGAGTTTGCAGCTTTAATTGGCTCCCGCTTTGACTTTGACCGCTTCGGACTTATTCCCCGTTCTAGCCCCCGCCAAGCTGATTTAATTATTACAGCCGGGACAATTACCATGAAGATGGCGCCGCAGTTGGTGCGTCTTTATGAGCAAATGCCTGAACCAAAGTATGTAATTGCTATGGGCGCTTGTACAATTACTGGGGGAATGTTCAGCGTTGATTCTCCTACCGCAGTACGTGGAGTTGATAAACTAATTCCTGTAGATGTGTACTTGCCTGGTTGTCCTCCCCGTCCTGAAGCAATTATTGACGCGATCATCAAGCTACGGAAGAAGATCGCCAATGATTCTATCCAAGAACGGGATCAAATCAAGCAAACCCACCGCTACTACAGCACAACTCACAACCTCAAGCCAGTTGAGGAAATTTTAACTGGTAAATATATGCAGTCAGATACTCGCTTCACACCACCGAAGGAATTGGTGGAAGCAATGGGTTTACCAGTACCACCTGCACTACTGACTTCCCAAACCCAAAAGGAGCAAACTAACCGTGGCTGA
- the ndhC gene encoding photosynthetic/respiratory NAD(P)H-quinone oxidoreductase subunit C, giving the protein MFVLSGYEYLLGFLIICSLVPALALSASKLLRPSGNSGERRTTYESGMEPIGGAWIQFNIRYYMFALVFVVFDVETVFLYPWAVAFHTLGLLAFIEALIFIAILVVALVYAWRKGALEWS; this is encoded by the coding sequence GTGTTTGTCCTCAGCGGTTACGAGTACCTTCTAGGCTTCCTAATCATCTGTAGCCTAGTCCCTGCACTGGCGCTTTCAGCGTCTAAACTCCTAAGACCTAGTGGTAACAGCGGTGAAAGACGCACCACTTACGAATCTGGGATGGAACCCATTGGGGGAGCCTGGATTCAGTTTAATATCCGCTACTACATGTTTGCGCTGGTTTTCGTCGTCTTTGACGTAGAAACTGTATTCTTGTATCCTTGGGCAGTGGCTTTCCACACCCTGGGGCTATTGGCATTTATTGAAGCGCTCATTTTTATCGCAATTCTTGTAGTCGCCTTAGTTTACGCATGGCGTAAAGGAGCTTTGGAATGGTCTTAA
- a CDS encoding rubredoxin, whose amino-acid sequence MSEQSEQTIETQELDRYECRACGYVYEPDKGDDKHDIPSGIPFAELPINWRCPVCSAKKQAFANIGPAGQASGFRENLGYGLGVNKLTPAQKNILIFGALGLGFLFFLSLYGLQ is encoded by the coding sequence ATGAGCGAACAAAGCGAACAAACTATTGAAACTCAAGAGTTAGACCGTTACGAGTGTCGCGCCTGCGGTTACGTTTATGAACCAGACAAGGGAGACGACAAACATGATATTCCTTCAGGGATACCTTTTGCCGAATTGCCCATAAATTGGCGCTGTCCGGTGTGTAGTGCCAAAAAGCAAGCTTTCGCCAACATCGGTCCTGCGGGACAAGCATCTGGTTTCCGAGAAAATCTTGGTTATGGTTTAGGTGTCAACAAGCTGACACCAGCCCAAAAAAATATCCTGATTTTTGGGGCTTTGGGACTTGGGTTTTTGTTTTTTCTCAGTCTCTACGGCTTACAATAA
- a CDS encoding photosynthesis system II assembly factor Ycf48, translated as MHRILKSWQRIFALLIVVLMCIGCSKIPSSSYNPWAVINVPTDAKLLDIAFTANPQHGYLVGSNATLLETNDGGDTWKPLELALDDSRYRFDSISFAGEEGWIVGEPGLLLHTTDEGRSWSRIALSSKLPGNPINITALAENSAEMATDVGAIYQTIDGGKNWKAQVEAAVGVVRNLERSVDGKYVAVSAKGSFYSIWEPGKTAWEPHNRNSSRRVENMGFTDNGQLWLLARGGQVQFGDPSKPDEWLEAQNPEFSTSWGLLDLAYRTPNDIWVGGGSGNLLHSADGGKTWEKDREVEQVAANFYKIVFFKPDQGFIIGDRGVLLKYQPNLETTPQPEAA; from the coding sequence ATGCATCGAATTTTGAAAAGCTGGCAACGAATATTTGCCTTGTTAATAGTTGTCTTAATGTGTATAGGTTGTAGCAAAATCCCCTCCAGTAGCTACAATCCCTGGGCGGTGATTAATGTCCCCACGGATGCGAAGTTACTGGATATAGCCTTTACAGCCAACCCTCAGCATGGTTACTTAGTAGGCAGCAATGCCACCCTTTTGGAAACCAATGATGGTGGGGATACTTGGAAACCCTTGGAATTGGCTCTAGATGACTCTAGGTATCGCTTTGACTCGATCAGTTTTGCCGGGGAAGAAGGCTGGATTGTGGGTGAGCCTGGATTGCTACTACACACTACTGATGAAGGTCGTTCTTGGTCACGCATTGCCCTAAGTTCCAAGTTACCTGGTAATCCCATCAACATCACCGCACTGGCAGAAAATTCGGCGGAAATGGCTACGGATGTGGGAGCAATCTATCAGACCATAGACGGCGGTAAAAACTGGAAAGCCCAGGTAGAAGCGGCTGTGGGTGTGGTGCGGAACTTAGAACGTTCTGTAGATGGTAAATATGTTGCTGTTTCCGCTAAGGGTAGTTTCTACTCGATTTGGGAACCAGGAAAAACGGCTTGGGAACCCCATAACCGCAACAGCTCTCGGCGGGTAGAAAATATGGGTTTTACTGATAATGGTCAGTTGTGGTTGCTAGCACGGGGGGGTCAGGTACAATTTGGTGACCCTAGTAAACCTGATGAGTGGCTAGAAGCACAAAATCCTGAGTTTTCTACTAGCTGGGGCTTGCTAGATTTGGCATATCGCACACCCAATGATATTTGGGTTGGTGGCGGTAGTGGTAATTTGCTACACAGCGCCGACGGTGGTAAAACCTGGGAAAAAGACCGAGAGGTCGAACAAGTAGCGGCTAATTTTTACAAGATTGTCTTTTTTAAACCCGATCAGGGATTTATCATTGGCGATCGCGGCGTATTGCTAAAATACCAACCCAATCTGGAAACAACTCCCCAGCCAGAAGCGGCTTAA
- the psbE gene encoding cytochrome b559 subunit alpha, whose amino-acid sequence MSGTTGERPYSDIITSIRYWVIHSITIPALFIAGWLFVSTGLAYDAFGTPRPNQYFTEARQEVPIVKDRFDAKQQVEQFIGK is encoded by the coding sequence ATGTCAGGTACCACTGGAGAACGTCCGTATTCGGACATTATTACCAGTATTCGTTACTGGGTAATTCACAGCATCACCATCCCCGCATTATTTATTGCCGGTTGGTTGTTTGTCAGCACCGGACTGGCTTATGATGCCTTTGGCACACCCCGCCCTAATCAGTATTTCACAGAAGCGCGGCAAGAAGTGCCAATTGTGAAGGATCGTTTTGACGCCAAACAGCAAGTTGAACAATTTATTGGAAAGTAA
- the psbF gene encoding cytochrome b559 subunit beta, translating to MSSGNNINQPVSYPIFTVRWLAVHTLGVPSVFFLGAIAAMQFIQR from the coding sequence ATGAGTAGCGGTAATAACATCAATCAACCAGTTAGCTATCCCATTTTTACGGTTAGATGGCTTGCAGTTCACACCTTAGGTGTACCTAGTGTCTTCTTTTTGGGCGCGATCGCCGCAATGCAGTTTATTCAACGTTAG
- a CDS encoding photosystem II reaction center protein L, with translation MERSPNPNNQPVELNRTSLYLGLLLVFVLGILFSSYFFN, from the coding sequence ATGGAAAGATCACCCAATCCCAATAATCAACCGGTTGAACTAAACCGCACTTCGCTGTATCTAGGACTACTACTAGTTTTTGTCCTGGGTATTCTGTTTTCTAGTTACTTCTTTAACTAA
- a CDS encoding photosystem II reaction center protein J: MSGSGRIPLWVVATIAGLGIITVLGIFFYGAYAGIGSSI; this comes from the coding sequence GTGTCTGGAAGTGGGAGAATTCCCCTGTGGGTTGTCGCTACAATCGCAGGGTTAGGCATAATTACTGTTTTAGGTATTTTCTTTTATGGAGCCTACGCCGGCATCGGTTCTTCAATATAA
- the psaI gene encoding photosystem I reaction center subunit VIII — MASQFLPQILASTSYLPALFVPIIGWGVPAAVMAFLFLYIEKEDIA; from the coding sequence ATGGCATCTCAATTTTTGCCTCAAATCTTGGCTAGCACTTCCTACTTACCCGCTCTGTTCGTTCCCATCATCGGTTGGGGTGTACCTGCAGCAGTGATGGCATTTTTGTTTTTATACATTGAAAAGGAAGATATCGCTTAA